The genomic window GACCGGTCCTGCCGAGTTATCAAACGTCGTTAATTGGCAGGATCATCCCAACCACCGGCGTTCGCCACGCGAATATGAAATAGATGGTACATGGCTGACGGAATATTGGTTTCGTTTGGCCCGAGAGAACCGAGTCATCCGTGCCCAAATCCACACACATCCAGGCCAAGCCTTTCATTCCGCTACTGACGATCAATTTCCGGTGGTCTCACAGCCAGGTTTCATCTCAATCGTTATTCCTAACTTTGCAAGGGGTGCAGTATCACTGGGCGAAGCCTGGATTGGCCAATTAGGAGCGGACGGGCATTGGCATGAGCTTGCGGTTGAGTCAGAGATCGAGATCACACCGTGACCGCTAAAAAGGCGCTCGACCGGACCATACGGCTCATTCGGGATGCCGTCACAGACGACATATCCGACGACGCGATCGTCAAGCGGCTCCAGTCCTTTCGCGTCAGGTTTATTGCGGACGAGGCAAACCTCCGTACCCATGCAGGCCAGACCGCGTTGGTCACATTGGTTTCTCTGGTCGTGCGCATGGGTATCCAAGTTGATCTCGATATTCCAGAGGTAGAGATCATTGGGCCGCAACCCCCACTGCGTGGCAAGCACCTCCGTGCGGCCTTGGTTGATTTCGGTGCCGATGGAGTTCCCGGCACTGCCGTCACCCGTGACGGTCATCTAGCTTGTGGTCTGGTCTTCGTTCTCGGCGACACACCGACCGAACTGGACCCGAATTTCTGGCGCGTGACCGGGAGCGCATGGGCTGGTCACATAGCGCGCGGCATTTTCACTGGCGAGCGGTGGGGCACTGATTGGCCGATCGGAGGAATGGTGGCTGCCGTTCTAGCTGCGTCCGAAGTTTTCAAGACCGTGGTCCGCACCATGCCCCTTCGTCCAGTATGGGATGAATACTTAGCGCCTTGTGACTTTGCAACTTGGGACTTTGAAGGCGATGGTCTTATTCTGCCCGAGAACAAATCTGTAAAGATAGATGTCATCAGCGCTGGCGCCATCACACAGGCAACCCTGTACGCGCTCTTTCGGTTGCCCATCAAGCTAGCCATACGAATTTTTGATGATGACGATGCAGAACTCAGCAACATCAATCGTCAAATGCTGTTTCGTCGATCTGATTCCGGGGCAAAGGTTGACATTGCCACACTGTCGGCGCCTACTTTGTTTGTGTGTACGCCTATACTGGAACGGTTTTCTATGGCGACATCAGCCCAACACCTGCCATTGGCACCGCACGTCCTTGTCGGTGTCGATGACATTCCTTCACGGTGGGAGGTGCAACGCGCAACGCAAGGCTGGGTGGGTATTGGCGCCACCACCCACTTTGAGGCCTCAATATCGTCACATGAAGCACAACAACCTTGTGCCGGCTGTCTACACCCGATTGACGATCCTCAACCCGCTGGTCCGATACCTACGGTTTCTTTCGTATCTTTTTGGGCGGGTCTCGCGCTAGCCGTGCGCTTCCTTCGGCATGTTGGCGGTCTGCCCCATGATGATCGGCAACAACATCTTTGGGTTTCTTCCCTGCGCATGGATATGGCAAATGCTGCTCTCTGGAGACCAGTCGCTGGCCGGAAAGATTGTCCTACAGGCTGCTTGGGCTCCCGAATTCTTAGCCCGGCTGTTACTACACATGATCTTTGAATATCACGGCACATAACTAACGACAGGATGGGATTTTTGTTTTTCATTTACGTTCACTTCGGCGTCTCCTGAAAGATAATTGCCTTAGGAGATGCAGAGTCTCCGATTTTCATAACCCATACTGTTACAACAGCGCTGGACACGAGAAGGGCGAAGAGCGCAACAGTAGGTCGAACCCGCCGCAGCCAACGCCGGTTACTTCACATAGTGCATGAAATTCGCATACGGCGACTCGGCCACCTTGAACCACTGGTCGCTGGCGAGGGCGAATTTTTTCCACTCGGTGTAGATGCGTTTGAATACCGCATTCTTGCGCGCCTCTTCCTCGTACATCTCGAACGCCGTCTTGCGTGCCGCGAGCATGACGTCCTTGGGGAAGGCGTGCAGTTGCACGCCGGCCTTGAGCAGGCGTTGTAGCGCCGGCGGATTTTTGGCGTCGTAGTCGGCGAGCATGTATAGATTGGCCTCGGCCGCGGCGGCCTCGAACGCCGCCCGATACGCCGGCGGCAACTCTTGCCACTTCTTTAAATTCACGTAGAAGGAAATCTGCGGCCCGGGCTCCCACCAGCCGGGGTAGTAATAGTGCTTCGCGACCTTGTGAAATCCGAGCTTCTCGTCGTCGTAGGGCCCGACCCATTCGGTGGCGTCGAGCGCGCCGCTTTCGAGCGCCGGATAAATGTCGCCGCCGGCCAGCGTCTGCGGCACCACGCCGAGGCGCGCCATGATCTGGCCGCCGAGGCCGGGGATGCGCATCTTGAGGCCCTTGAGGTCGGCGATGGATTTGATCTCGCGGCGAAACCAGCCGCCCATCTGCACGCCGGTGTTGCCGCCGGGGAACATCACCACGCCATGCTCCGCGTAGAGATCGCGCATCAGCTCGCGCCCGCCGCCGGCGTACATCCAGGCGATCTGCTGGCGCGCGTTCAGACCGAACGGCAGCGCGGTCTCGAAGGCGAAGGCCATGTTCTTGCCGACGTAGTAGTAGCCGGCGGTTTGCCCGCATTCAACCGTTGCCTGTCCGACGGCGTCCATAACCTGCAAACCCGGCACGATCTCGCCGCCGGCGAACACGCGGATCTGGAATTTGCCTCCGGTGACTTCGCCGACGCGGCGGGCGAGGCGTTCGGCCGCGCCGTAGATGGCGTCCACGCTCTTGGGGAAACTTGAGGCAAGGCGCCAGCGGATCGCGGGCGCTTCATCGGCGCGCACCGCGCCGGCCACGCCCATCAGCCCGAGCCCGGCGCCCTTGAGAACATCGCGTCGTTTCATGTCATTTTTTGTTATGGATTTCGCGGACAGCAGACATTCTGCCCCAGCCATGCGCCGGAGCCAAACGATTTACAAAAAGGAAGAACTGAAAAGAGGTTTAGCGCTTCTTGCTGGCTACGACTTTATTGCGGCCGCCTTGTTTAGCTTCCTGCAGGGCGCCGCTGGCGTGCGACATCAACTGCTCAAGATCTTCACCGGTCTTGTACTGAGTGACGCCGATGCTGATGGTCAGACGGACCTTCTTCGAGCCCACGTCAAAATCCCATTTGCTGACCGAGGCGCGGATGCGTTCGACAATCTTCTTGCCCTGCACCAGGCTGGTGTGCGGCAGTAAAATCAGAAATTCTTCACCGCCATAGCGCCCGACCTTGTCCGGCATGCGCAGAGCGTCGGCGAGCACGCCGGCCAGATCCTTGAGCACACGGTCGCCGCCACCGCGACCATAAGTCGCGTTGATTTCTTTCAGCAGATCGACGTCGGCCATGGCGACCGTTAGCGGCGCGCGGTAGCGCTCGGCCTGGGCCATGGCGTCGAGCAGGCCGACGGTGATGCCGCGGCGGTTCATGATGCGCGTGAGCGGATCGGTGATGGCCATCTGGCTCAGGTCATCGTCATCGCCCTCGCCACGCAGGCGCTTGATGTATTCGTTGCGAATGGGGCTCAGCACCAGCCAGTAGATCGGCGGTGCGCAGATCAGTGCGAGCAGAATACCGTCGAGGAGATAGAAATTGATGCCGTGCTCGAATCCCATGTAGCGCAGCGCGTACATGATCAGCACTTCGGTGACGAAAACGATCACCACAATGGCCAGCATGGCCTTGATCGCCGTTGAAACCTCGCTCCTAGCTTCCTTCAAGAGACATCCCCGTTGTTTTCTCTACCCGGTTTGACCGGTGTTCCCTGTGTTTTTCTTTTCTTTAACTATAGTCCACCGGACGGGGATGCAAGGGCAGAGACGAGGTTAGAGCGACTGCAGATTGGCGTAACCAATGACCAGCCATTTGGTGCCGGCGGCCTCGAAATTGACCTGCACCCGGGCATGCGACCCCTGGCCTTCGTAGCGCAGCACCACACCTTCGCCGAAGGTCCCGTGGCGCACCCGGCTGCCGAGGCGCATACCGCCGGCCGGGGGCTCCTGGGCCGGCAGGCCGGTCGCGAGTTTGGCGGAGGGATAGGCCGAAACCATAGGCTTGGCGCGGATTTCCTGGATTAATTCCTCGGGGATCTCGCCCAGAAAACGCGAGGGACTGGTATAGCGCTCGTTACCGTGCAGACGCCGCAGCTCAGCCTGGGTCAGCACCAGCTGCTGCCGTGCCCGGGTCATGCCGACATAGCACAGGCGCCGCTCCTCCTCGAGCCGGGTGGGGTCCTCGAGCGAGTGCTGGTGCGGGAACAGGCCTTCTTCCAGACCGGT from Sulfuricaulis sp. includes these protein-coding regions:
- a CDS encoding ThiF family adenylyltransferase, whose translation is MTAKKALDRTIRLIRDAVTDDISDDAIVKRLQSFRVRFIADEANLRTHAGQTALVTLVSLVVRMGIQVDLDIPEVEIIGPQPPLRGKHLRAALVDFGADGVPGTAVTRDGHLACGLVFVLGDTPTELDPNFWRVTGSAWAGHIARGIFTGERWGTDWPIGGMVAAVLAASEVFKTVVRTMPLRPVWDEYLAPCDFATWDFEGDGLILPENKSVKIDVISAGAITQATLYALFRLPIKLAIRIFDDDDAELSNINRQMLFRRSDSGAKVDIATLSAPTLFVCTPILERFSMATSAQHLPLAPHVLVGVDDIPSRWEVQRATQGWVGIGATTHFEASISSHEAQQPCAGCLHPIDDPQPAGPIPTVSFVSFWAGLALAVRFLRHVGGLPHDDRQQHLWVSSLRMDMANAALWRPVAGRKDCPTGCLGSRILSPAVTTHDL
- a CDS encoding GGDEF domain-containing protein gives rise to the protein MKEARSEVSTAIKAMLAIVVIVFVTEVLIMYALRYMGFEHGINFYLLDGILLALICAPPIYWLVLSPIRNEYIKRLRGEGDDDDLSQMAITDPLTRIMNRRGITVGLLDAMAQAERYRAPLTVAMADVDLLKEINATYGRGGGDRVLKDLAGVLADALRMPDKVGRYGGEEFLILLPHTSLVQGKKIVERIRASVSKWDFDVGSKKVRLTISIGVTQYKTGEDLEQLMSHASGALQEAKQGGRNKVVASKKR
- a CDS encoding TRAP transporter substrate-binding protein — protein: MKRRDVLKGAGLGLMGVAGAVRADEAPAIRWRLASSFPKSVDAIYGAAERLARRVGEVTGGKFQIRVFAGGEIVPGLQVMDAVGQATVECGQTAGYYYVGKNMAFAFETALPFGLNARQQIAWMYAGGGRELMRDLYAEHGVVMFPGGNTGVQMGGWFRREIKSIADLKGLKMRIPGLGGQIMARLGVVPQTLAGGDIYPALESGALDATEWVGPYDDEKLGFHKVAKHYYYPGWWEPGPQISFYVNLKKWQELPPAYRAAFEAAAAEANLYMLADYDAKNPPALQRLLKAGVQLHAFPKDVMLAARKTAFEMYEEEARKNAVFKRIYTEWKKFALASDQWFKVAESPYANFMHYVK